One region of Turicibacter bilis genomic DNA includes:
- a CDS encoding RidA family protein — protein sequence MKVIATPNAPQAIGPYSQAIEANGTLYISGQIPLDPQTMEFVSDEIEAQAHQCLKNIQAILTEAGYGLENVVKCGIFLADMNDFAVVNTVYGQYFSEHKPARACVQVARLPRDAKIEIEAIAVK from the coding sequence ATGAAAGTTATTGCAACACCAAATGCCCCTCAAGCCATTGGACCTTACTCTCAAGCCATTGAAGCAAATGGAACATTATATATCTCTGGTCAAATCCCACTTGATCCACAAACGATGGAATTTGTATCTGATGAGATCGAAGCTCAAGCACATCAATGTTTAAAAAATATTCAAGCGATTCTAACAGAAGCGGGATATGGTTTAGAAAATGTTGTGAAATGCGGAATCTTCTTAGCAGATATGAATGATTTCGCTGTGGTTAACACGGTTTATGGGCAATATTTCTCTGAACATAAACCTGCTCGTGCTTGTGTGCAAGTGGCTCGTTTACCACGTGATGCCAAAATCGAAATTGAAGCAATTGCTGTTAAATAA
- the ilvA gene encoding threonine ammonia-lyase, protein METVTFQMIVEAARNFRNIIKETDFCYSESLSDLTGGEVYLKLENLQQSGSFKIRGAYNKMIHLSDEEKACGVVASSAGNHAQGVAISATKLGIKSTIVMPKSAPFAKIYATRKYGGEVVLEGEVYDEAYQKALEIKEATGATFVHPFNDPYVIAGQGTIGLELLKEQPDLDVILVPIGGGGIASGIALAVKSINPNIKVIGVQTKNAPSMYESVRSGHIESIPVNKTIADGIAVGRPGDLTFPLIQQYVDEIVTVSETEISQAFLLLLENCNLVCEGAGAVSVAAMLSGQLDLKGQKVGAVLSGGNIDINLIESIINHAMIATGRRTEIKVSINHKPGELSAFLNTIAEELGNVVVIRQSRHREGVSMYDLEVTVVVETLDVEHKQRLIQKLIETGYEIEYTN, encoded by the coding sequence GTGGAAACTGTAACATTTCAAATGATAGTAGAGGCGGCAAGAAACTTTAGAAATATTATTAAAGAGACTGATTTTTGTTACTCTGAATCTTTAAGCGATTTAACAGGAGGAGAAGTTTATTTAAAATTAGAAAATCTTCAACAATCAGGATCATTTAAAATTCGAGGCGCTTATAATAAAATGATTCATTTATCAGATGAAGAAAAAGCTTGTGGAGTTGTTGCGTCAAGTGCGGGTAATCACGCACAAGGTGTTGCGATTAGTGCAACTAAGCTAGGAATTAAATCAACGATTGTCATGCCTAAGAGTGCGCCATTTGCAAAAATTTATGCGACACGTAAATACGGGGGTGAGGTTGTTTTAGAAGGAGAAGTTTACGATGAGGCTTATCAAAAAGCATTAGAAATTAAAGAAGCAACTGGGGCAACGTTTGTTCATCCCTTTAATGATCCTTATGTTATTGCAGGTCAAGGAACGATTGGACTTGAACTTTTAAAGGAGCAACCTGATTTAGATGTTATTTTAGTACCAATTGGTGGGGGAGGGATTGCGTCAGGGATTGCTTTAGCCGTTAAGAGCATTAATCCAAATATTAAAGTCATTGGCGTTCAAACAAAGAATGCCCCTTCAATGTATGAGTCAGTTCGAAGTGGTCATATTGAATCAATTCCTGTAAATAAGACGATTGCAGATGGGATTGCGGTTGGGAGACCCGGTGATTTAACGTTTCCTTTAATTCAACAATACGTTGATGAGATTGTGACTGTATCAGAAACAGAAATTTCGCAAGCCTTTTTATTGTTACTCGAGAATTGTAACCTTGTTTGTGAAGGAGCGGGTGCTGTTTCAGTTGCTGCTATGCTTTCAGGTCAGTTAGATCTTAAAGGTCAGAAAGTGGGTGCTGTTCTTTCTGGAGGAAATATTGATATTAACCTAATTGAAAGTATCATTAATCATGCAATGATTGCGACTGGACGACGAACAGAAATTAAAGTGTCCATTAATCATAAGCCCGGAGAATTAAGTGCCTTTTTAAACACAATCGCCGAAGAATTAGGGAATGTGGTAGTCATTCGTCAAAGTCGTCATCGAGAAGGTGTATCAATGTATGACTTAGAAGTGACAGTTGTTGTTGAAACACTAGATGTTGAGCATAAACAACGCTTAATTCAAAAACTGATTGAAACAGGATATGAGATTGAGTATACTAACTAG
- the cysS gene encoding cysteine--tRNA ligase → MLIYNTYTREKEEFKPIEENKVKMYICGPTVYNYIHIGNARPVLFFDLVHRYFKYLGYEVEFVSNVTDVDDKIINRAIEEEVTEAEIAEKYLNYFLECNQLLNALPFTSMPKVTENMDEMIQFIHELVERGFAYAVDGDVYFRIDKVREYGQLSGKKIEELEVGARIAEDSKKENPLDFVLWKKTDKGITWDSPWGAGRPGWHTECVVMIGKEFGGKIDIHGGGTDLQFPHHENEIAQSICMNGHSLANYWMHVGRLGLNNEKMSKSLGNVINVKDLIEAIDANAFRLFMLSVHYRQPINYTEENIQLAVKEWQKIKSTFEQLHLKLDLAEALEVEGEVVPEIEDLMQQFTAALEDDFNTSNAITSLYGVIKEINKMTRAKASDAACKYALMTLQNMAYIFGFDLSKKRLTLEERKLMKAWEEARKAKDFTKADELRAQLQALNVL, encoded by the coding sequence ATGTTAATTTATAATACGTATACGCGTGAGAAAGAAGAATTTAAACCGATTGAAGAAAATAAGGTAAAAATGTATATTTGTGGACCAACCGTGTATAACTATATTCACATTGGAAATGCACGTCCTGTATTATTTTTCGACTTAGTTCATCGTTATTTTAAATATTTAGGATATGAGGTTGAGTTTGTTTCAAACGTAACAGACGTGGATGATAAAATTATTAACCGTGCCATTGAAGAAGAAGTAACTGAAGCAGAGATTGCTGAAAAATATTTAAATTACTTTTTAGAATGTAATCAGCTATTAAATGCTTTACCATTCACTTCAATGCCAAAAGTAACTGAAAATATGGATGAGATGATTCAGTTCATTCATGAATTAGTTGAGCGTGGATTTGCTTATGCGGTTGATGGAGATGTGTACTTCCGTATTGATAAAGTACGTGAGTATGGTCAATTATCAGGAAAGAAAATTGAAGAGTTAGAAGTTGGAGCTCGTATCGCAGAAGATTCTAAAAAAGAGAACCCATTAGACTTTGTGTTATGGAAAAAAACTGATAAAGGAATCACATGGGATTCGCCTTGGGGTGCGGGACGCCCAGGTTGGCATACGGAATGTGTGGTTATGATCGGAAAAGAATTTGGCGGTAAGATTGATATTCATGGTGGCGGAACAGACCTTCAATTCCCTCATCATGAAAATGAAATTGCTCAATCAATCTGTATGAATGGTCATAGCTTAGCAAATTACTGGATGCATGTGGGACGTTTAGGTTTAAATAACGAAAAAATGAGTAAGTCTTTAGGAAATGTGATTAATGTTAAAGATTTAATTGAAGCAATTGATGCGAATGCCTTCCGTTTATTCATGTTATCGGTTCATTATCGTCAACCAATTAACTACACAGAAGAAAATATTCAGTTAGCAGTGAAAGAGTGGCAAAAAATTAAATCAACGTTTGAACAATTACACTTAAAACTTGATTTAGCCGAAGCATTAGAGGTGGAAGGAGAGGTCGTTCCTGAGATTGAAGATTTAATGCAACAATTTACAGCAGCACTTGAAGATGACTTCAATACATCAAATGCGATTACAAGTTTATACGGTGTGATTAAAGAAATTAATAAAATGACACGTGCAAAAGCAAGTGATGCAGCTTGTAAATATGCCTTAATGACACTTCAAAATATGGCTTATATTTTTGGATTTGATTTAAGTAAGAAACGTTTAACTTTAGAAGAGCGCAAGTTAATGAAAGCTTGGGAAGAAGCACGCAAAGCGAAAGACTTTACGAAAGCAGATGAGCTAAGAGCACAATTACAGGCTTTAAATGTTTTATAA
- a CDS encoding Mini-ribonuclease 3 — MEVNQMNSTMLAFVGDSYYDLKVREMLCRRGINKPNRLHQLAVKYVSAHAQATTLAYLIEQNLLTEKELEVVKKGRNTKSRSVPKNTDVLTYTHSTAFEALIGYLYLTEQAQRLDEIVSYSIEFKDGVTN, encoded by the coding sequence ATGGAAGTAAATCAAATGAATAGTACGATGTTAGCCTTTGTTGGAGATTCGTACTATGACTTAAAAGTTCGTGAGATGCTTTGTAGACGTGGGATTAATAAACCAAATCGTCTGCATCAATTAGCAGTCAAATATGTTTCTGCTCATGCACAAGCCACGACTTTAGCTTATTTAATAGAACAAAATCTCTTAACAGAGAAGGAATTAGAAGTGGTTAAAAAAGGACGTAATACGAAAAGTCGTTCCGTTCCTAAAAATACGGATGTGTTAACTTATACCCATTCAACAGCGTTTGAAGCGTTAATTGGGTATTTATATTTAACGGAACAAGCACAACGATTAGATGAAATCGTGTCTTATAGTATCGAATTTAAAGATGGGGTGACAAACTAA